A DNA window from Lachancea thermotolerans CBS 6340 chromosome G complete sequence contains the following coding sequences:
- the HKR1 gene encoding Hkr1p (some similarities with uniprot|P41809 Saccharomyces cerevisiae YDR420W HKR1 Serine/threonine rich cell surface protein that contains an EF hand motif involved in the regulation of cell wall beta-1 3 glucan synthesis and bud site selection overexpression confers resistance to Hansenula mrakii killer toxin HM-1), with the protein MYLSVLEVGPIPFLLWTHLLFEYASAGALHARAGVATGSYDISSQSGVRSLSEPTQSIPAETVSSDGRSNFLTSYASSGSTRPVSTGAVSSQGTMGASTTESPRSISYSDLASSLSQATEATSLYLASSSKDVLETSGLSGPLQTRTADASSSRPDTTSALSSSPTKSISGDTSTTRSSETASAESGAESSPLFSSEILSSMIPQSSGHINTQTSTQPTTRSSAETDVSTQSTEESQTSSPIGITSGQESSTEAGASAQLTEESQTSSPTRTTSGQESSTEAGASAQSTEESQTSSPTRTTSGQESSTEAGASAQSTEESQTSSPIGITSGQESSTEAGASAQSTEESQTSSPTRTTSGQESSTEAGASAQSTEESQTSSPIGITSGQESSTEAGASAQSTEESQTSSPIGITSGQESSTEAGASAQSTEESQTSSPTRTTSGQESSTEAGASAQSTEESQTSSPTRTTSGQESSTEAGASAQSTEESQTSSPIGITSGQESSTEAGARAQSTEESQTSSPTRTTSGQESSTKAGTSSQSALGTSVHSTTGSPLGGANSYSQSSYSVPRSSDESYPLSQYNPSSTSIFTSEPYGTAATTLSDGEPETITSSFISARPTSTVPSPSITTFISSTTTGSPLPSGTFNSASTSQVVTRSPEGSSIPETSSSSTMSSTSQPSRLSFRTEDMTTMLGFSSGTSEHLSSSRTAGVPTDSGSSSNPGASTSSPNDQTSINSQPVTATSPQPSYTSLSPTYESRSAQTMTSGALTSVPGEVLPSSLSASSAPLTETPVPGRTDFSQVTSLYSSVMHSNENPGRSGNLVTSSAAPEVGTTSSLSFITSAYSEISVSSSGPAAISATPSRVPGSISSSQTPSPSEPVVLMTSQSSQKSQTTAQPSAGVSASQVFLTSSLSQMSSAMSADSLQITTRLSASNTASNTASNTASPSLSETSELRGTTSRVTATTGSVSEASSSSLSHVGIESGSTLVIQPMSSSQIERTFTTSSAATSSIPQASGEVSKLSSILISSSRYKPTGSTSDATRASGTTAFFSSSRSYTIAASTVSAQSTISTGSMGTSENLISTVSSPSSSFEASVKLTSISHGSSQSLTRLHSSKTPVPGSSTPTGALRSSYVESSASNFVAYTTSSSTSPGLQTTSSGSRLPEAESTSTKTQASRFSQNSQHPESLTTAFQPISSQSESFGSVQPSRTPSLATVLAPSSTNSEGSTSMDWLPSNIVTASYTGSAHTQSSFDADATATLPQAIMPPTPVTMPPNYSQITIGFKESLNYPFLIENPLASAQIFGFLPEILRYPFSVRASRSNSSTSSVKRDLVGDSGNLLLDNSTLILDKLNWKTSIMNSLSSNVSVSRNGSHNAFRANFSGVAVSSIVPLIVSGNDYITSVAVVYFPTEAVEVLQKMIINGASRIYKNPDQSLRDMALLIDSKIPITGIISSDGSGQGSGSSGGSGSSSGSDGTGSSGSSSESDYEDVKNDNSGTLDGYKNFQVKFFTTKRLVIFLPVFIVAVTMWISLGLLFFGSLFRKGSLQGMAGNLEKKWNTDQKTLDNYFGITEFIGKRQSADLEKNLAGSFHNDESSSDAFDDDDLLAVGNGMFFSKSTGLTYHVDREGNFFYAGTANKAVLPLKSKSTSKLEASNMVPNGESDPKNEANEANEAKEEGEENEERKENEEKPCSNGEFRDDAEVEEFDVDEDGNVELSVSDLERLSLDEHNSDTIESYNNQQYYKMKQLLQNLNNDDIEGAFSTENEGAAGNISSTGNESKLMPLSSESSKLLVQLSTDDDNLEEYFYSEEAQLEGIGKTTSPQPEPESEDNDDVEDFNIDSDSEEEGEDVNDVHVGEFDELDEVMYRRFSSASGLTRFQGGSSSSNTFISLMQQRNSNMLPFSTHALGSTSSEGYHEITASDGLQTDSSNFASQSSPEDPVELLGSKPPMSASHTKSAPKRPNRPSSIISLEKDSIIGQAHSKAALNTVRRPKIQPHQKPSNPRETAGPPSRHETIAVERTQNIKISKKEKSRRSSFRKSVAETLHSANVFSGSTRGRSSTLNDVGPRGHTREELNKIRISGPIYSENSLG; encoded by the coding sequence ATGTATCTAAGCGTTCTCGAAGTTGGGCCTATTCCATTTCTGTTATGGACACATTTGCTGTTTGAGTATGCTTCTGCAGGGGCGCTTCATGCTAGAGCAGGCGTGGCGACGGGGAGCTACGATATATCCTCTCAATCCGGGGTACGATCGCTCTCAGAACCTACTCAGTCAATCCCCGCCGAGACTGTTTCTAGTGATGGCAGGAGTAATTTCCTGACATCGTACGCATCTTCTGGGTCGACTCGCCCTGTATCAACAGGGGCCGTTTCATCACAGGGTACTATGGGTGCTTCAACCACCGAGAGCCCTCGGTCCATATCTTATTCTGACCTAGCTTCTTCCCTCTCACAAGCCACTGAAGCAACTTCCTTGTACTTGGCTTCATCATCGAAAGACGTGCTCGAAACGAGTGGTCTTAGCGGACCTTTGCAAACTCGAACGGCAGATGCCAGCTCATCTCGTCCAGATACAACTTCTGCTCTGTCATCCTCTCCTACTAAAAGCATTTCAGGAGATACGAGCACAACTCGGTCCAGCGAAACAGCTTCAGCCGAAAGCGGCGCTGAGAGCAGTCCCCTCTTCTCAAGTGAAATATTAAGCTCAATGATTCCTCAATCCTCGGGCCACATTAATACTCAAACTAGTACTCAACCTACAACTCGAAGTTCAGCTGAAACTGACGTTAGCACCCAGTCAACAGAGGAGAGCCAAACTTCGTCTCCTATAGGAATAACTTCGGGGCAGGAGAGCTCGACCGAAGCTGGCGCTAGCGCTCAGTTAACGGAGGAGAGCCAAACTTCGTCTcctacaagaacaacttcgGGGCAGGAGAGCTCGACCGAGGCTGGCGCTAGCGCTCAGTCAACGGAGGAGAGCCAAACTTCGTCTCctacaagaacaacgtCTGGTCAGGAGAGCTCGACCGAGGCTGGCGCTAGCGCTCAGTCAACGGAGGAGAGCCAAACTTCGTCTCCTATAGGAATAACTTCGGGGCAGGAGAGCTCGACCGAGGCTGGCGCTAGCGCTCAGTCAACGGAGGAGAGCCAAACTTCGTCTcctacaagaacaacttcgGGGCAGGAGAGCTCGACCGAGGCTGGCGCTAGCGCTCAGTCAACGGAGGAGAGCCAAACTTCGTCTCCTATAGGAATAACTTCAGGACAGGAGAGCTCGACCGAGGCTGGCGCTAGCGCTCAGTCAACGGAGGAGAGCCAAACTTCGTCTCCTATAGGAATAACTTCGGGGCAGGAGAGCTCGACCGAGGCTGGCGCTAGCGCTCAGTCAACGGAGGAGAGCCAAACTTCGTCTcctacaagaacaacttcgGGGCAGGAGAGCTCGACCGAGGCTGGCGCTAGCGCTCAGTCAACGGAGGAGAGCCAAACTTCGTCTcctacaagaacaacttcgGGGCAGGAGAGCTCGACCGAGGCTGGCGCTAGCGCTCAGTCAACGGAGGAGAGCCAAACTTCGTCTCCTATAGGAATAACTTCAGGACAGGAGAGCTCGACCGAGGCTGGCGCTAGAGCTCAGTCAACGGAGGAGAGCCAAACTTCGTCTCctacaagaacaacgtCTGGTCAGGAGAGCTCGACCAAAGCTGGCACTAGTTCCCAGTCCGCACTTGGGACTTCAGTACATTCGACCACAGGATCGCCATTGGGTGGCGCGAACTCTTATTCTCAGAGCTCTTATTCAGTGCCAAGAAGTTCTGACGAATCTTACCCTTTGTCCCAGTATAATCCATCCTCAACAAGCATCTTTACATCTGAACCTTATGGTACGGCGGCAACAACTCTCTCCGATGGCGAGCCAGAGACAATAACATCAAGTTTTATTTCTGCTCGGCCTACAAGTACGGTGCCTTCCCCTTCGATAACTACTTTTATTTCCAGCACCACCACTGGTTCACCACTCCCCTCCGGGACTTTTAATTCGGCCTCAACCTCACAGGTCGTGACACGAAGCCCTGAAGGGAGTTCAATACCagaaacttcaagctcatcaacaatgAGTAGTACTTCCCAACCGAGTAGATTAAGCTTTCGTACAGAAGACATGACTACAATGCTAGGGTTTTCAAGCGGAACTTCGGAGCACTTATCGAGTTCTCGCACAGCAGGGGTGCCTACCGACTCAGGATCTTCAAGCAACCCAGGCgcttcaacatcaagtCCAAACGACCAGACGAGTATCAACTCACAGCCCGTGACAGCAACTTCACCCCAGCCCTCCTATACAAGCTTGTCCCCAACTTATGAATCAAGGTCCGCCCAAACCATGACTTCCGGAGCCTTGACGAGCGTCCCTGGCGAAGTTTTGCCTTCGTCTTTGAGTGCTTCCTCTGCACCACTCACGGAGACCCCGGTGCCAGGGAGAACAGATTTCTCGCAAGTCACATCCTTGTATTCCTCTGTCATGCACTCAAACGAGAATCCAGGTAGATCCGGGAATTTAGTAACCTCTTCGGCCGCTCCAGAAGTGGGCACAACAAGCAGCTTATCATTCATCACATCAGCTTATTCTGAAATAAGTGTTAGCTCTTCGGGACCAGCTGCTATATCGGCAACTCCCTCAAGAGTGCCTGGAAGTATCTCTTCATCTCAGACGCCTTCTCCCTCCGAGCCAGTTGTCTTAATGACCAGCCAGAgttctcaaaaatctcaaacGACAGCGCAACCTTCTGCCGGTGTTTCTGCTTCTCAAGTATTTTTAACGAGCTCCCTCAGTCAGATGAGCTCTGCTATGTCAGCAGATAGTCTTCAGATTACTACGCGCTTGTCAGCTAGCAATACAGCTAGCAATACAGCTAGCAATACAGCTAGCCCTTCGCTCTCTGAAACCTCAGAATTAAGGGGCACCACATCAAGAGTTACAGCTACCACTGGATCAGTATCCGAAgcatcttcctcttcgctATCGCACGTTGGGATAGAGAGCGGTAGTACCCTAGTAATTCAGCCAATGAGCTCTTCACAGATTGAGAGAACTTTCACAACCTCATCAGCAGCGACCTCTAGCATACCTCAAGCCTCTGGTGAAGTTTCTAAACTCTCTTCCATCCTAATATCAAGCAGCCGCTACAAGCCCACTGGTTCCACATCAGATGCTACTAGAGCTTCGGGAACAActgcctttttttctaGCTCTAGAAGTTATACAATAGCAGCCTCAACCGTGTCTGCTCAAAGCACAATTTCCACAGGGTCTATGGGAACCTCAGAAAATCTCATTTCAACTGTCTCGTCgccatcaagctcattTGAAGCTAGCGTTAAGTTGACATCCATTTCTCACGGAAGCTCACAAAGCTTAACTCGCCTTCATTCAAGCAAAACTCCCGTGCCGGGATCTTCCACACCAACTGGCGCCTTGCGCAGCTCCTATGTTGAATCTAGTGCCAGCAATTTCGTCGCTTATACTACATCATCTTCTACTTCACCCGGCCTGCAAACGACGTCAAGCGGGTCTCGGCTGCCTGAAGCCGAGTCCACAAGCACAAAAACTCAAGCAAGCCGCTTTTCGCAAAATTCACAACATCCAGAGTCTCTAACCACAGCCTTCCAGCCTATCAGCTCCCAGTCTGAGAGCTTTGGAAGTGTTCAGCCGTCAAGAACACCATCCTTGGCAACGGTCTTGGCACCGAGCAGTACTAATTCAGAGGGCTCTACAAGCATGGATTGGCTACCATCGAATATTGTGACTGCATCCTACACAGGGAGTGCGCATACGCAATCATCTTTCGATGCTGACGCTACCGCTACACTCCCCCAAGCTATCATGCCGCCGACCCCCGTTACAATGCCACCAAACTATTCGCAAATCACCATAGGGTTCAAAGAGTCATTGAATTATCCGTTTTTGATCGAAAATCCGCTTGCTTCTGCTCAGATTTTTGGGTTCTTGCCAGAGATATTGAGGTATCCTTTTTCTGTGCGGGCTTCTCGCTCAAATTCATCTACCAGTAGCGTGAAGCGAGATTTGGTGGGAGATTCTGGCAACCTATTGCTGGATAATAGCACGTTGATTCTGGATAAACTTAATTGGAAAACTTCTATTATGAACTCTCTCTCTAGCAATGTGAGTGTATCTCGAAACGGTAGTCACAACGCATTCCGGGCAAATTTTTCCGGAGTTGCCGTGAGTTCAATAGTACCGTTGATCGTGTCTGGAAACGATTACATCACCTCTGTGGCCGTAGTTTATTTCCCAACGGAAGCAGTTgaggttcttcaaaaaatgatCATTAACGGCGCATCGCGCATTTATAAGAACCCTGACCAATCCTTACGGGATATGGCACTACTAATTGACTCCAAAATCCCAATAACAGGTATCATAAGCAGTGACGGTTCGGGCCAGGGTAGCGGTTCGTCCGGAGGTTCTGGATCATCCAGTGGCTCCGATGGAACGGGTTCAAGTGGCTCAAGTTCGGAGTCGGACTATGAGGATGTTAAAAATGACAATTCCGGCACCCTTGACGGGtacaaaaattttcaagttaaGTTCTTCACTACCAAGAGGCTTGTTATTTTTCTACCAGTGTTCATAGTCGCTGTCACAATGTGGATTTCACTAggacttcttttttttggaagcttATTCAGAAAAGGCTCGCTGCAGGGTATGGCAGGTAATTTGGAGAAGAAGTGGAATACTGACCAAAAAACGCTCGATAATTACTTTGGAATCACTGAATTCATTGGAAAAAGGCAATCTGctgaccttgaaaagaatctAGCTGGATCATTTCATAATGATGAAAGTAGCTCTGACGcttttgatgatgatgatttACTTGCCGTTGGTAATGGGATGTTTTTCAGTAAGAGTACAGGTCTAACTTACCACGTTGATCGCGAGGGGAATTTCTTTTATGCCGGTACTGCAAACAAGGCTGTTCTGCCACTGAAATCAAAGTCTACttccaaacttgaagcttcaaataTGGTTCCCAATGGAGAATCTGACCCTAAAAATGAGGCAAACGAAGCAAAcgaagcaaaagaagaaggcgaagaaaacgaagaaagaaaagaaaacgaagaaaagCCTTGCTCAAACGGTGAATTCCGGGACGATGCAGAAGTCGAGGAATTTGATGTTGATGAGGATGGAAATGTTGAGCTCTCAGTTTCAGACCTGGAACGTTTATCCCTTGACGAACACAATTCAGACACAATTGAAAGTTACAACAACCAGCAGTATTACAagatgaagcagctgcttcaaaatttaAACAATGATGACATCGAGGGCGCTTTTAGCACAGAAAATGAGGGTGCTGCTGGAAACATTTCCAGTACTGGAAACGAGTCCAAACTTATGCCACTTTCAAGCGAGAGCTCGAAGTTACTTGTGCAGCTATCAACAGATGATGATAATTTGGAGGAGTACTTTTACAgcgaagaagctcaacttgAGGGGATTGGCAAAACAACTAGTCCACAGCCAGAGCCCGAATCGGAAGATAatgatgatgttgaagatTTTAATATCGATTCGGAttcagaagaggaaggTGAAGATGTGAATGATGTCCACGTTGGAGAATTTGATGAGTTAGATGAAGTGATGTATCGCCGCTTTTCTAGCGCCAGCGGTTTGACGAGATTCCAGGGGGGGAGCTCAAGTTCCAACACCTTCATAAGCTTGATGCAGCAACGTAATTCAAACATGCTGCCTTTTAGCACTCACGCATTGGGCTCAACATCTTCGGAGGGCTACCACGAAATAACAGCTTCTGATGGACTACAAACTGACTCCTCAAATTTTGCGAGTCAAAGCAGCCCCGAAGACCCCGTCGAATTGCTTGGCAGCAAGCCCCCAATGTCTGCGTCGCATACGAAGTCTGCACCCAAGAGACCCAATAGGCCATCATCCATAATTAGCCTGGAGAAAGATAGCATCATAGGACAAGCGCATTCGAAAGCAGCGTTGAACACAGTCAGGAGACCAAAAATACAACCGCATCAAAAACCCTCAAATCCTCGAGAGACGGCTGGTCCGCCTTCGAGACATGAAACGATTGCTGttgaaagaactcaaaATATAAAGATATCGAAAAAGGAAAAGTCGAGAAGGTCAAGCTTCCGGAAATCTGTGGCAGAGACACTTCATAGTGCAAACGTATTCAGCGGGAGTACTCGCGGAAGGTCATCAACTTTGAACGACGTCGGTCCACGAGGCCACACTCGAGAAGAGCTTAATAAGATCAGAATTTCAGGACCTATCTATTCGGAAAATTCTCTCGGATGA
- the ARO80 gene encoding Aro80p (similar to uniprot|Q04052 Saccharomyces cerevisiae YDR421W ARO80 Zinc finger transcriptional activator of the Zn2Cys6 family activates transcription of aromatic amino acid catabolic genes in the presence of aromatic amino acids): MKRLATGNDLEVSSQKYRRGYKACLNCRSRKTRCDLGPPDSPRDPPCVRCKRERKECVFLENSKRGGRKRIEWTVDGNTDVNATARFEAEDKYIPVATLKDTTSIKEGSLTPELNSMHNALEFLAKAAGSAAKEDSRSRIPSYERQDKTIREKTYHREESPNQHASGSKRASLATPGKLIEKLSDWKPGSLYDLGDVEYIGGHKLLTEKEATRLIDLFFLNMHPFFPYIPFQLRCSQELKRYPILLCAILTISARYHNFAEHKVSEGERSSRNIEVHDRLWIYCQRLISQSVWAEASTRSVGTILAFLLFTEWNPRAIHWHWTDYANDTSLSDISRRDYHSEAKRSDNTSLTGMGAMRRSDRMAWMLTGTAVRLAQDMGFMNNSPKIFTALHITETQTAMNMNQRSILSQSLAEVSLNGHDGDSGLSSACIEEIFRNEDSKRRWKSYTQQRDSVEGKSVGFCDNEKEFLIDEYAFFHNEDSDAYRDLSNLGTHEKSKLSAADKLLFTPRQRAKVELLRIMSIGYEAIYYKDTKLTLIDHKHKLAVLGILAPMIKGWHNTYKHLLVPFAGGQCPPTRDENKNATYDTPSKIDSESLISDYFYCQLYIYSLALQIEAGTEKDKKPNINELTKSAKYVELAYNAAKEVLHSAIRVHKLRALKYMPVRWAARIIRAVAFVVRCYMTLTGSGLGSDPRATTILAVCVISAEEIIEMIQKAAITLREASPDELHLCSRFSTVLMFLCTEMKRKQHSEPQNSELRRSSSHSLHNPTDAPARMPTTPAENYAATDFAIPAFLETPHPSHLPSELEDWFCTSDDVGLDFVEPWAEMLEQQFINNDKNMTFENLYNEAMGYEHLPKQ, encoded by the coding sequence ATGAAACGTTTGGCAACTGGTAATGATCTAGAGGTTTCGAGCCAAAAGTATAGAAGAGGGTACAAGGCCTGTCTAAATTGCAGGTCGCGCAAAACTAGGTGCGACTTGGGCCCTCCTGACAGTCCGCGCGACCCTCCATGCGTTCGGTGTAAAAGAGAGCGCAAGGAGTGCGTATTTTTGGAGAATAGTAAGCGtggaggaagaaagcgaaTTGAATGGACTGTAGATGGAAACACTGATGTCAATGCCACAGCGCGTTTCGAGGCTGAAGACAAGTACATCCCAGTTGCAACACTGAAAGATACAACTTCGATTAAAGAAGGCAGTCTTACACCTGAGCTCAATAGCATGCACAATGCGCTCGAGTTTTTGGCCAAGGCCGCGGGCTCTGCAGCGAAGGAAGACTCAAGAAGCCGTATACCTTCTTATGAAAGGCAAGATAAAACAATCCGTGAGAAAACTTATCACCGCGAAGAAAGTCCAAATCAACACGCCTCAGGTAGCAAAAGGGCAAGTCTTGCCACACCCGGTAAATTAATTGAAAAGTTAAGTGATTGGAAACCTGGCTCGCTGTACGACCTTGGGGACGTTGAATACATTGGGGGCCACAAACTTCTTacagaaaaagaagctacGCGTTTAATAgaccttttctttctcaacaTGCATCCATTCTTCCCCTACATTCCATTTCAGCTTCGATGCTCACAGGAGCTTAAAAGATACCCGATTCTACTCTGTGCCATACTGACAATCTCAGCCAGATATCACAACTTCGCAGAACACAAAGTTAGCGAAGGAGAACGAAGCTCGCGTAATATCGAGGTTCATGATAGGTTATGGATTTATTGCCAGAGACTAATTTCCCAAAGTGTTTGGGCTGAAGCAAGCACTCGTTCTGTGGGCACTATACTGGCATTTTTGTTATTTACAGAATGGAACCCAAGAGCAATCCACTGGCACTGGACAGACTATGCTAACGATACGTCTTTAAGTGACATATCCCGGAGAGATTATCATAGTGAAGCAAAACGGTCCGACAACACGAGCCTAACTGGGATGGGTGCAATGAGGCGTAGTGACCGGATGGCATGGATGCTGACTGGAACTGCGGTCCGGTTAGCGCAAGACATGGGCTTCATGAACAACAGCCCTAAAATATTCACGGCGTTACATATTACAGAGACTCAAACCGCTATGAATATGAATCAAAGAAGCATTCTCTCGCAGTCTCTTGCAGAAGTATCACTTAATGGCCACGATGGAGACTCTGGTCTCAGTAGTGCTTGCATAGAAGAGATATTCCGTAATGAAGACAGTAAGAGAAGGTGGAAAAGTTACACACAACAGCGCGATAGTGTTGAGGGAAAGAGCGTAGGCTTTTGCGACAATgagaaagagtttttgatagaTGAATATGCTTTTTTTCACAATGAAGATAGCGATGCGTACCGCGACCTTAGCAACCTTGGAACGCATGAAAAGTCAAAACTAAGTGCAGCTGACAAGCTACTTTTTACCCCCAGGCAACGAGCCAAGGTTGAACTTTTAAGAATCATGTCAATTGGCTATGAAGCAATATATTATAAAGATACGAAGCTTACTTTGATCGATCATAAACATAAGCTTGCTGTACTCGGCATTTTAGCACCCATGATAAAAGGGTGGCACAATACTTACAAACACCTGTTAGTTCCTTTTGCTGGCGGCCAATGCCCGCCAACACGAGATGAGAACAAGAACGCGACTTACGATACGCCCAGCAAAATTGACTCCGAAAGCCTTATCAGCGATTACTTTTACTGCCAATTGTACATCTACTCACTCGCTTTGCAGATAGAAGCCGGGACAGAGAAGGATAAGAAACCAAATATCAACGAACTcacaaaaagcgcaaaatATGTCGAGCTTGCGTACAACGCAGCGAAAGAAGTACTTCACTCTGCAATAAGAGTACACAAACTTCGGGCCTTGAAGTACATGCCAGTAAGATGGGCCGCGAGGATTATCCGTGCCGTCGCCTTTGTCGTCAGGTGCTACATGACGTTAACCGGAAGCGGCTTAGGGTCTGACCCTCGGGCCACCACAATACTGGCTGTCTGCGTTATATCCGCCGAAGAGATTATAGAAATgatccaaaaagctgcaattACTTTGCGTGAAGCGTCTCCCGATGAGCTCCATCTATGCTCGCGCTTCTCAACTGTTCTTATGTTTTTATGCACCGAGATGAAACGAAAGCAACATTCAGAGCCGCAAAACTCCGAATTACGAAGGAGCTCTTCGCATTCGCTGCACAACCCAACTGACGCACCTGCACGCATGCCCACCACGCCTGCGGAAAATTATGCGGCAACGGACTTTGCAATACCCGCATTTTTGGAAACCCCGCATCCATCTCATCTTCCGAGCGAACTTGAGGACTGGTTCTGCACGAGCGATGATGTGGGGCTTGATTTCGTCGAGCCGTGGGCTGAGATGCTAGAGCAACAGTTCATCAATAACGATAAGAACATGACGTTTGAAAACCTGTACAACGAGGCTATGGGCTACGAACACCTACCGAAACAATAA
- the GIS4 gene encoding Gis4p (similar to uniprot|Q04233 Saccharomyces cerevisiae YML006C GIS4 CAAX box containing protein of unknown function proposed to be involved in the RAS/cAMP signaling pathway) encodes MLESSVKVDDYFDNDENGLWSWYLCNLRHGNFEELNNNQLKFALLRRFLNEQLLSDSVLFNKKLLLVSIPDAIHENTNLLENFLRDYFNLDDLQFIQIQKLTQDRCYNHENHYLISDSLSNFNDKSFLEFGAKSRRPRDDTEILGQDSNNQYSIISGETEADPALPAAISSESPASVHLSKVVQEDVPLRTHNSSSRLLIVDNQECASSTDESDDASTELVLKFEHRGMLGKQRLHPEVRKMASTEEAIDTPSTGVSLRSDDVSSYDGEVLTQTITRDEDSVSLMIEDDSISELSSVDHSLKSLSYDSEYSQGSSSLTSIFPSISISEKFGRFRLVLQSILVHQPDTRQLFTAVRQSNNDPTVAHVNDDWLLYDDKFSMNNLQILALHDVLEMNKFFPKILFYSLVMISEEVAADAQDYYPSKPSKSPQPTASNSTISENTLKVQPTLTHSLTNTNSYLSTGAYNSSLSPFYSSVQHNHEQGEEDDYYDDDKNSEGVVVPLYSATRTNSNKSTAHRSIRTIKSIGDWAFHHDSSSRKLSPNDSTLEDSYQSVEGNLMKVRSKSSVKSGLTKTLTLGSLSTVERSKSVPLPSVLKSLSNFDEEALYLKKKVEKFKRKRLTKRKKNEPNCLLM; translated from the coding sequence ATGCTAGAAAGCTCCGTCAAAGTTGACGATTACTTCGATAATGACGAGAACGGACTGTGGTCTTGGTACCTCTGCAATTTAAGGCATGggaattttgaagagctcaataATAACCAACTGAAGTTTGCACTGCTGAGAAGATTTCTCAACGAGCAGCTTTTGTCGGATTCAGTTCTTTTTAATAAGAAACTGCTACTTGTGTCAATTCCAGACGCTATCCACGAAAACACAAACTTGTTGGAGAATTTCCTGAGAGACTATTTCAATCTTGACGATCTACAGTTCATACAAATTCAGAAGCTCACGCAAGACCGATGCTATAACCACGAAAACCACTACTTAATAAGTGACAGTCTCAGCAACTTTAATGACAAGtcttttcttgagtttGGTGCTAAAAGTCGCAGACCTCGTGATGATACCGAGATTTTGGGACAAGACTCTAATAATCAGTATAGCATCATCAGTGGGGAAACGGAGGCCGACCCTGCTCTACCAGCCGCGATTTCCTCAGAATCGCCTGCTAGCGTGCACCTTTCAAAAGTAGTTCAAGAGGATGTTCCGCTGCGAACGCATAACAGTTCGTCAAGACTGTTGATAGTTGACAACCAAGAATGTGCAAGTTCTACCGATGAAAGCGATGATGCAAGCACCGAGCTtgtgttgaagtttgagCACCGTGGGATGCTCGGAAAACAGAGGCTCCACCCAGAAGTTAGAAAAATGGCAAGCACCGAAGAGGCCATTGATACACCTTCGACTGGTGTATCCCTCCGTAGCGATGATGTCTCGTCATATGACGGCGAAGTGCTCACTCAAACAATTACAAGAGATGAGGATTCTGTGTCTTTGATGATCGAAGATGACAGCATATCAGAATTATCGAGTGTTGACCACTCGCTCAAATCCTTAAGTTATGACTCGGAATACTCTCAGGGTTCGAGTTCGCTAACTTCCATCTTCCCGTCAATATCTATTTCGGAAAAATTTGGTCGGTTCAGGCTGGTACTGCAATCAATATTAGTTCATCAACCAGACACACGCCAGCTATTCACTGCGGTAAGACAATCAAACAACGATCCTACCGTCGCACATGTTAATGATGATTGGCTTTTATACGATGACAAATTTTCCATGAATAACTTGCAGATTCTTGCGCTACATGACGTTCTAGAGATGAACAAGTTCTTCCCAAAGATTCTGTTTTACAGCTTAGTAATGATATCAGAAGAGGTAGCTGCAGATGCACAAGACTACTACCCAAGCAAGCCTAGCAAATCTCCACAGCCCActgcttcaaattcaacTATTTCAGAGAACACTTTAAAGGTTCAACCAACTCTAACACACTCTTTGACTAACACTAATTCATACTTGAGCACGGGCGCATATAATTCATCCTTGTCGCCCTTTTATAGCTCAGTGCAACACAACCACGAACAGGGTGAAGAGGATGACTACTATGATGATGATAAGAACAGTGAGGGAGTGGTAGTCCCGCTTTATTCTGCGACCCGCACGAACTCCAATAAGTCGACCGCGCATAGGTCAATTAGAACTATAAAAAGTATCGGTGATTGGGCATTCCACCATGACTCGTCTTCCAGGAAACTAAGTCCAAATGATTCTACTTTAGAAGATAGCTACCAATCTGTTGAGGGAAACCTGATGAAAGTCAGGTCCAAATCTTCAGTAAAAAGCGGCCTTACAAAAACTCTCACTTTGGGCTCCCTAAGTACTGTTGAGAGATCCAAAAGTGTTCCACTGCCGAGTGTTCTTAAGTCATTGAGtaattttgatgaagaggcgCTATACctaaaaaagaaggttgaaaaattcaagagaaaaagactAACtaaaaggaagaagaatgagCCAAACTGTTTGCTTATGTAG